The genomic segment ATCAGAGGGAGGCGCGTAGCCTCTCCTCACCCCTCCACCCTCCACCCCTCCTCGCCCCTCACCAGGCTCCGGGAGAAGGAGTGAACCTCCCCGCCGGGCCGCACGTCGAAGTCGGCCGTGCTCGGCTCctccgcggcccggcccgccagGCACAGCAGGGCGGCGGGCACCAGCGCGGCCCACAGCCGCCGGCCGCTCCTCCCgctgggcgccgccatcttggaaAGGAAGCCCTGGCTACGGCGGGCGGGAGGGATCATGGCGGGCCGCGACCGCTCGGCGGGCGCCCCGGCGGCCATCTTGGGTGTGGGCAAGGAGCCCGGGCGAGTTAACCCCTGGGGGGCCGCTGTGGGGACAAGGGACGGTGGGGAGCACTAGGAacaagggacatggggacaatgGGACAAGGAGCCACCGCGATATAGGGAAAGGGGACACAGAGACAGCAGTCTCCCCCTAGCtactgtccccagggctgtgctctgATGTATGGTTGCCCCCATGGGGGATATGAGGCAGCTGTGGGGCATTTTGGGGAGCCCACGCTGCCACAGGCCATGCTCCGTGTCCCTGCAGCCGCTCTCACCCCACCCTCACCTCCCTCCGGgctgctgggctgtgtgtggcACTAAATCCCCCACATTACTcaggaaagggaggaaataaaaagcaggacttggggggggggggtggtggacaTGGGACGTGCAGGGATAAGGACAGTGTGGAgacacaggggacatggggatggacaTGGCGACATAggacatggggacggggacagacaTGGGGACggatgtggggacatgggagatgcaggaatggggatggggacgcaGGGACAGACACGGGGACATGGGACACGTGGGGTCAGACACAGACACGGGGACACAGGAcatgtggggatggggacagacacGGGGATGGACATGGGGAAATGGGACATGCCAGGATGGGGGcagacatggggacacagggacagacaTGGGACACAGGAGAATGGGGATGGGCACACAGGGATTGACATGGGGGGGAAAGTTAATTTTCTGCCTTGTCCCGCAGGTTTAACAGGGTAAatccttgtttttaaaagagccgggcctgcaggagcagcagtgtCAGCTCAGCCCCAGCGGGGTCGGGCAGAGCTGAAGCCACAGCCAGAAAATCCAGCCCTGGCTGGTGGCCTTGGGGATTCGGCTGGAAGGAAAAGGGGCCGTCGGAGGGGAAAGAGAtggctgggctgggaggaaaGGCCCAGAGAAAGAGCCTCTCCCCAAGCATCGTGCAGAGGGAACTTtgcctttcccactgggaaaaaCACCGTCTGCATCAGTCTTTCCTTGGCCGCCAAACCCTGCCTGGTCACCATTTGCAGATGCAGAGTGATTAGCCATGCCACTTTTAATCGCTGCTCACCGCACACAAACAAAAGCCcctttccagaaggaaacagccGTGGATCCGCAGCCCAGGAGGGAGGGCGGGCTGTCCTGGCTCACAGCACAGGGAAGCTGGCCTGGCTGGCCACCCCGCAGTGGTTGTCAGCGCCCTTCAGCAGGCGGATGTAGCCCTGCTCACCCCACACCTCCGACCAGCTGCAGGAAGAGATGGAGAATGAGCACATCCGCGTTCCCACACACACGGAGACCCGGCCCCGCTCGGGGAAGGGAGCGAGAGGAGGCCAGGAGCCGGAGCACCCCGTGGGacagggatcacagaatcacagactggtttgggtgggaagggaccttaaagcccaccccgtgcccccccctgccctgggcagggacacctcccaccagcccaggctgctccaagccccgtccaacctggccttgaacccctccagggatggggcagccacagcttctctgggcaccctgggccaggggctcacccccctcacagcaaacaatttctgcctcagatctcacctcaatctcccctctgtcagtgtaaaacccttccccctcgtcccatggctcccctccctgctccagagtccctccccagctttcctggagccccttgagggcctggaaggggctggaaggtctccgcggagccttctcttctccaggctgaacccccccagctctctcagcctgtccccacagcagaggggctccagccctcccagcatctccggggcctcctctggccccgctccaacagctccgtgtccttctgctgtcggtgccccagcgctggaggcagcactgcaggggggtctcccccgagcggagcagaggggcagaatccccccctcaccctgctgcccacgctgctggggatgcagcccggggtgcggggggtttctgggctgccagcgcacggtgccggggcgtgttgagcttctcccccaccagcacccccgggtcctcctcagggctgctctccagccattcgctgcccagcctggatttgtgcttgggatcgcccccacccaggtgcaggaccctgcacttggccttgttaaacctcacaAGGTTTGCATGGcgccacctctccagcctgtccctctggatggcatccctcccctccagtgtgTTAGCTGCTccccacagcttggtgtcatccccaaactcactgagggtgcactcagggATGCTCCATGAGGATGCTCCTGCCACGCAGCTCCAACCCTGGCAGAAGTGGGGGACAGGACATGCATAGGGGTGGAAGCGGTGGCAGGTTTGGGGGGACACCCTCAGCCCCTACCTGTTCTTTAAGATCCAGTAGCTCACGTTGCGCCCATGCTCCTGGCTCATGCCGTAACCCACGGCCAGCATCCCATGGTTCACCCGCTGGCTGCAAAACATGCTGCTGAAGATGCCTGGGGAGAGCAGAAGAATGCTGGGGGGCCAGCCCCATTGCTTCTTCTCCAGGTGGAAGAAGGGTGGTGGATCCTGTTCCCCTGGGCTGGGTGCCCTGGGGAAACACCGGGGCTCAACAAACAGCCCACCCCCACAGCAAGGCAgccctgcctcagtttacccatcCATGCCATGAGAAGCAAGACGGTACCAGACTTGTAGAAGTGGAAGTAGAAGCTGCTGGCGTCCACCGCCACGGAGACGGGGCCCACAGCCGCCACCGCCTGCTCCAGCGCCGCCTCGCTGCCCTGGGCCACCAGAGAGATGGCGGAGCAGTTGGCCGCCCTGTCCCGGGGGTCGTACCGGCAGCTGGAGGTGtcctgaggggagggagaggccagggctgggacctgctggcATTGCTCTGCCATGTCCCTGAGGCCACCCGCTGTCCCTTACCGTGGCCATGTAGGGGTAGATGTGCTCCGAGTTCAAGCCACCATTGTCGTGCACGTACTGGAAGGCGCGGGTCATGTAGCCGCCGTGGCAGCCGTTGTTGCCCAGCTTTCGGGAGCAGTCGATGAGGTTCTGCTCACTCAGCACTACCAGCTTCCCCGTCCGGTTGAAGACGAGCCCCTCCAAAGCCCCCGTGGCACTGAATGCCCAGCATGACCCGCAGTGCCCCTGGGCAAGATGGGGACAGCAGGAGAGTCACGGCATTGCCCCAAAACCCGCTGGAGAGGGATGCCGTGACCCGCCGGTGCTGCCCTCCAGCTGCAAAACTGCAGCAGTCAAAACTACAGGAGCTGCTACTCTAGGTTGCCCAGAGGTTTTTTGGTGCTtgggaggatgctgctgcttgTTTCTGCTGCCCAGACTCCTGACACCCACCACACAGCCCTGGCCGGACCCCCACCCCGTGCCCACCTGGTTCTTCACAGGCGTCACGTAGCCCTTCGCTCGCCAGTCCACCTGCGCCGGGGTCTTCAGGGCCACTGAAGGCTGGAAGAGCAGCGCCGGCTCCTCCTGCCACATCGGGGTGAAGCCATTGAGTAGCTGGTTAAACTCCTCATCCGTCTGCAGGTCACCACAGGAAAAATTGTGTGACGCCACGAgttcccagctggcagcaccGTGTCTCCCCACTGGCCAGCTGACCCCTGGGAAGTagcccagccccaggggctgcagctcccagccaagCAGGCTGGGGATGCCCGATCCCCGGATCAAGCCCTGGGTGCAGGGATGTGTCCCCGGGGAAGGTGGTGGGCATGTGGGCAGGTACCAGGTCACCGTAGTGGTTCATGGCCAGGCGGAAGGCGTGCTGCCCCTGCGACTCCTCCAGGTTGTGCTGCTGGATGCGCCGCAGGTTCTTCTCCCAGACCTCCCGGCGGGCGGCCTCGGCCTCCTGCCaccgggcagagcagcagcaggatcaGAAACGTCCTCCAGGAGCACGGGGACACGGGATGGGGTGGGTGCACATGGGTGGCTCTGGGTGAGACCCCCCCAGAGCCGCCCCCGGCACATGCCAGGAGGCCCGGAGGGAGCAGGACCTACCCCTGGGTACTCCTTGGCATGGAGGCTCTTCCACCCTTCCCAGGCCTCCTCCAGGGCAGGATCCAGCGCCGCGGTGCAgcccagcagcgccagcagcagccccagcagcatggccatGGCACCCAGCTGGGGGGAACGGTGAGAGCGCAGTCAGGGGGGACCCTGGGGTGAGCCCCATGGCCGCCAGCTGCGGCCACAGGCTGAGAACGGGACGAGTCCTTCCAAGCCTGGATTAGAGGTGAGGGGGAGAAATGCAAACAGAGCAGCCAAgccagagaggagagagagatgtTGGATCCTTTGTCTGGATCAGCTTCTGTGTGGCCACGCCGCTGTTTTGACAGGAGCTTTAGGAGGTCTTAGCTGTCCTTTGGGTGGCATTTAACTGTCCTTTTTAGGAGCGGAACAAGCAGCTTCACGAGAGAGCAGAGCCTGGACGGCTGAAGGAGGCAAACACAGAGGAAAGGGCAGCGAGAGCGGCAGGGACGGTGCTGGctgtccccgctccctgccccgctGCACTCCCTACGGCTTCTCCCCACTCTTTTAATTTGCAAAAACCCCACCGGTTTTCCCTGCCATTGCACCACCCCTCCTCACCCTTCccgcagcagctctccctgcaccACCGACAAGGCCCACAGCCAACCGTCCCTGCTCGGGGACGCAGCATCCAGCAGGATCGAGCCCCAAGGAGAAGGATgagcagggaaggcaggatggTACCTGGACCCCTCCAGAGCAAGGCTTGCCTGGTGGCCGCAGACAACCTgacctcccagctccatcccagagcGGCTCTGGGACTCGAGGCAGAGCAGAAGAGCCCAGCGGAGCAAAAGCCGCAGCCGTTGGGCCAGAATGAAGCTGTTTTCACTTGAAAGCCAGCGGAAATCTGCTCCAACAGAAACCTGCACCAGCTTCGAGCAAGGGGCTGGAGCTGGAACCCAAGATAAGAGGTTTCTCTGCAgagggggggaggcagaggagctgccGCTCTGCGCCAAGGACTGAAGCCTCGCATCTGTCCCAGCAGGAAGGCGGGATGCCCTTGCCTACGTGCTTCACCAAAATCCCACCGTGAGGATTTTCCAGTATCAATTTACACCCTTTCTTTTTGCCAGCACCCACACGcagccctcccccagccccccatcaCCGCCAGTCCCCCTCCACCGGAGCCATTTGTCTTCCTCACATCGCAGCCGCCTGCCCCACGCCTCCTTTGACAGACCCTGGTATTTCTCAGCAACTTCAGTTATTCTGGGGGTGCTGCTCTGCAAAGCCAGGTGGCACACGGCAGGGCCACGGCCCAGGACAGAGATGAAATGCCTGAGACACCCCCTAATCACCAAACCCAGTTTCCACTGACGTGGCTTTCCAAGAGTGAGAGCCGTCGTTGCACCTTTATTCCACACGCTTTGGGAATGGAGATGTCAAAGTTTTCCATTCGAGCATTTTTCAGGGCAACCGGTGGCTTCTCTGGGCTAATTTTGTAGCTCGAGCAgtggtttggttttaaaaataagtcaTCAAGAACATCTGTTCTCCCTGCACATCCTACGCCTAAAAATAAAGCCCCACACGTTGGGCGTTTGTGGGAGAAATGCCTCCCCCAAGCCACTCTCAGGCTTAGTCCCAATTCTTGAGGAAGACTCATTTTTGCCCAGTTTCCCCAGCACCCGCCGCTTCCTCCGGCCCTTCCCGCTCGCTCAGGAAATGAACTCAACTTCACGCTGCAGCTGCAAACCCCCCATCCCAGACGCCGTGACCCCAGCTGCACCGCGCTCCACGCTCCCATCACCTTTCCCGCAGGACACCTGGGTGGGGGCCTCCCACATCGTTTGTATTTCAATCCCCAGCAGAGCCTCTTACGTATTGGAAAAAGCTCACGATTGCAGTAGGTGAATTCCCCGTTAATGCCTCTCAGAATTCTCAGTcctcaaaagaagaaaaccaacccCTTTTTATGGTGTCAAATAATCCTACAGCTTCAGAAGCAAGCTCGGGGGATCAAAGGAGCTGACAGATTTGTAAACTCTCCTAGACAAGAGCGTTTTAAGAGTGCATTGCAGACATTTTAAGAAACGCTTGCTTTTTTGGGACaggaaaaagcagtttaaattaagactgaaaagaaacaaactctGCAAAATAAGCTTCTTACCATGCACTGGCACCCACCCGGCTCTAAAGAAGGCAGGGAGAAAGGGGAGCAACGTTTCTGTCTGCGGGTTTCTCTCAAGAAAACTTCAGAGATGTGCAACTTCCTCCATTACGTCCCCTTCCGCCCCTCCGACCTCAAAAGCTGCACCAGAAGTTACCCAACGGGGCGCGTAGTAGAAGCAAAAGCACACCTGCAATAGTCGGGACAATTATTTGGGCACAGGGACAAGGAAGGGGCACTGAGTACGCTCCCAGCCATATTCAGAAACCAAAACTCTCCAGCTGTAAGatgctttgcatttaaaacagGAGCCTCCAGCTTCCATCCTCAGGGCATTTAATAGCAGCTTAATTAATGCCCGACTCCAGtatagaaaggaaaacagcaaggcCAGGTTTTGTAAGCTTTAAACTCTGGAGAGGGCGAGCATAGGCAAGCCCAGCACCTGCAAAAAGCAGCTCCGCGTGTCCCAGCGTGGGATCAGAGCTTGGAAGCACTTGGATGAGAGCAGCTGCATCCCCCCCAGTCACCGCAGGGAGCCGGGGCGCTGGGCGAGTACCAGCTCCAGCGCCCGCGCTGGGATTCGCGAGATGCCCGACTCGCTCAAGGTCACGCAGCGCCTTAACAGCAGAGCCAAGAACACAGTCCAGGATTCCCAGCTCTCCACCCCGCGCCTTCAATTGCTCGGATCACGCTTCCCCCGAGGAACATCAGGGATTTAATATTCTCTCCACCGCTCGGCACAGAAACCGAACACAGCGCTTTGCTTTTACCACAGACGCGGCTTTGGCTATCGTGAGCCAGCTGCCATTTCCTCCCGAGCCCTCTCCCGCACTCCGAAACCAGGCACAAATGCCAGCCAGCATCTCTCTTTCCAACATTTTAATGAGTCGCTACATCTTACACTCATAATTATAAAAGAATAAGaatccataaaaatattttctttttataatacgCACTTAAAACACTCCAGGGCAAGTCAACGTGGTTCatttgggtggggttttgttgttgttgttttttttttttttttcctatttgcccCTGGCAGAACCCTTGGCTTGAGGGGGGTATGTGCTCCCCTGAGGTGCGATTGCTcaattcccccctccccagaacTGCAGTTCCTGTTGACCAGGtaaataaaaaccagaagagAGCATTTGCTGAGTAGATGGGCAAGAGGAACAGTCACTGACCCGCAGAGAACTGAAGCACGGCCAATTTCAGTGCACATCTGAAAGCTCGGGGTGTCGGGGAAGGTGGGATCAGGAGGCAGCACAGAgaacggagggagggaggatttGCATAAATATCATCCATCTCGCGTTGCAAAAACCCAAATGCTGCTGTGGTCTCTGGAGAGATGATCTCTGGTTGTAGCCAGCTGCTTCAGCTGCCGCGCTACCTGTTGGCACAACTCTGCTTGTGAGCGGCCATTAGAGAAAGGTATCAGAGGACGCCGTTACCGACCCCAGCCACTTCCTCCATCTGCTCggcaaaattaaactgaaaaatagaaaagacTAGTGTTGCATGCTTCTAGTAGAGCTCTCTTCACATCCCGGGGCTCCACGTTGTCGCAGCAGGGCCAGGACACAGCAGCAGATCAGCTCCCCGGGGCTTAACGACAGGTagttctctcttccctcccactCCTGGCTTAAGGCAGCTTGCTGCTTCGGCTCTTCCCTTTCCAACACAGGCACTGAGTTCTTGCAGGTAAGAGTATGGGGACCGCAGAGGTGCagtggaaggggaaaagggtgggggagagagagatggACACAAACCTCAGCCTCAGGAGACAGACCACCGTCCATTGATTCCCAGGATAGAGGGAGTAGCAGCAAAAAAAGCATTAacagccaggctggaggagaggaacAGGACGAGCAGCCGAGCAGGGGCAGAGCTCCAGCTTGGAAAGTGAAAGAAGGTGGCACTGTCCAAAGGGAAGGTGCCCTCTGGCCTCCCCCGGGCgcgggggggacacccagcccgGACTGGGGCACTCAGCCATTTGTGCTCTGGGTGCGACGGCTGTCGGGGGAGGCGGTAGTGGCAGGGCACGGGAGGGGGAAGGTAAGCTGTCAGTGTCCAGTTTGCAGAGGCTTGTGCTCTCAGAGGTATTCTTGTAGAAAGTGCAGCAACGTGATTTCATAGTGCTCTCCTGACTCAGGGCACCGAATACTGTGTCTCTCATTGGGGTAGATCTGTGCAGAAGCAAAGAAACGGGGCAGTCAGCCAGGAGCAGCTCCCTCAGCACGGACAACGCTCCCTCACATCAGCCCTTTTCCCCTCAACCCAGTCTCCATCGGGACAAATTGGTGGTGCCAGGGAATGTCGAAAGCACCAGCCCCCCTCCCTCATTGCGCTAGCGTGTGCTGCTAGTCCGCTCGGCAAGCAGGCCACCTCTGCTGCCACCAGCCAGGGGAGACAGCACAGTTCAGCCGAGAAGGAAAGTTCCAGGCCTGAGGGCAGGAGCCCTGTTTGCAAATGCTTTTAGACACAGGCCACATCTGCCAGCAACGAAATAGCCACAGTGCCACCTCCCGGCCATCTCTCGGAGTCAAGCTAGACATTCACTGTCATCTACATTGCAGCAAGATGTGGCAGCATCCGCCTCCACCTTCTCcagaacacacagaagaaaactttttctctttccagattTAAGGGACTTTCCCACTTCCCTCTTGTTCTTCCTACCTGCAGCTGGTAAGGTTTTCCAGCCCGGATTAGCTGCGACACCAGGAAGTTGGTGTGAAAAAAGTGCACATTTTCATCCAAAAAGCCATGGAGGATCAGCAAACGATTTGGCCTGGAAGTGGGATGAGAGACGGGATGAGAAACCACACAATAAGCTCTGCAGTGGGTCTGAGCACAGAGCTGCCAGTCAGCAAGCCCAAACCGAGCAATGACAAGCAGTTAGAATAACGTAGGGCCACGGATGTGGTCCTCAACTCCTCCCTGGCAAAGGAGGATGGGGGCACAATGCCCCAGcttgctgcagaaggcagcaacCAGCCCCGTGAGTTAAACGGGATGAGAATCCATCCATTCTTTTGAGATTCCGCAGAGGTGCCACTGGTGGCACCAAGGAGGACCCCGGGGCAGGTTTTTGTCAGATCCCTCAACCCCACGGTACTCACTCATTGGGAAGCTTTTCTACATGTAATGCCACAGAGCCAGCCTCATAACCTTGCTGGTTGTTTTCTGGGATATCCATGTACCGCTCAGTATACCCGGTGTCATATGCCATCCAAACCGTGACAGGAGCACCTGCTATAGCAATCTGCCACACAAATAGGTGGCAGGAGACAGCCTCAATTATCACATGCTAAAAGAGTTCAAGTGTTCCCCATCTTCctgaagaggcaggaaaaaacagaCTCTGGACTGTTCTGCCACTCAGACCAGGATTCTTCTACAGCAAACCCACAGAAACCCCagattcctcctcctgccattcctCTTACAGTCACAACGGGGCTAATTCCTGCATAACAGCACTAAAGGCTTCCCCTTTTTGAGGAAGACTTGTGGAGTGATCCAGAAACTGCACGGGGACTTGGGAAGGGCATTAGGAATAGCGCATCGATTATCTCCCTGGATGCTAGGCTAGGTTTTCCCCTGGCAGCCACTGGGGAACGACCCCACCTCAGAGACCCCATCACCAAGGCTCAGACAGGTACGATCTGTAAGCAGAATGCAGGACGGAGGGACATTTTCACCTGTCCATCAGAAACATCaagcaaaaaaaagccaactcCAGAGGCCAAGAGTTACAGAAGCTGAGAGAGTTAAGTGTCCCAAGATGACAGCCCCACATCCAGACTCACCTTGAAGACATTGGGTTTACAGATAAGACCCATGAGGGAGAGAAACCCCCCATACGACCAGCCATGTATGGCTACCCGACTCAAGTCGATGAACCCGTATTTTTCTGCTACATAATGTAAACCTTCCACCTGGTCCTCTATCTCCACCTGACC from the Rissa tridactyla isolate bRisTri1 chromosome 22, bRisTri1.patW.cur.20221130, whole genome shotgun sequence genome contains:
- the LOC128900570 gene encoding procathepsin L-like isoform X1, which produces MLGAMAMLLGLLLALLGCTAALDPALEEAWEGWKSLHAKEYPGEAEAARREVWEKNLRRIQQHNLEESQGQHAFRLAMNHYGDLTDEEFNQLLNGFTPMWQEEPALLFQPSVALKTPAQVDWRAKGYVTPVKNQGHCGSCWAFSATGALEGLVFNRTGKLVVLSEQNLIDCSRKLGNNGCHGGYMTRAFQYVHDNGGLNSEHIYPYMATDTSSCRYDPRDRAANCSAISLVAQGSEAALEQAVAAVGPVSVAVDASSFYFHFYKSGIFSSMFCSQRVNHGMLAVGYGMSQEHGRNVSYWILKNSWSEVWGEQGYIRLLKGADNHCGVASQASFPVL
- the LOC128900570 gene encoding procathepsin L-like isoform X2, with translation MAMLLGLLLALLGCTAALDPALEEAWEGWKSLHAKEYPGEAEAARREVWEKNLRRIQQHNLEESQGQHAFRLAMNHYGDLTDEEFNQLLNGFTPMWQEEPALLFQPSVALKTPAQVDWRAKGYVTPVKNQGHCGSCWAFSATGALEGLVFNRTGKLVVLSEQNLIDCSRKLGNNGCHGGYMTRAFQYVHDNGGLNSEHIYPYMATDTSSCRYDPRDRAANCSAISLVAQGSEAALEQAVAAVGPVSVAVDASSFYFHFYKSGIFSSMFCSQRVNHGMLAVGYGMSQEHGRNVSYWILKNSWSEVWGEQGYIRLLKGADNHCGVASQASFPVL